In Chrysiogenia bacterium, a genomic segment contains:
- a CDS encoding FYDLN acid domain-containing protein, translated as MAVDYGRKYTCYSCAAKFYDLGKPKAVCPKCGADQADAPEPEPEEKKIPIGKSPVKTVPVEEKPPKKKYASDDDDVDSDDVEEDEDFEEEEDFDEEEDELE; from the coding sequence ATGGCAGTCGATTACGGTCGCAAGTACACCTGTTATAGCTGCGCAGCAAAGTTTTACGACCTGGGCAAGCCCAAGGCCGTGTGCCCCAAATGCGGCGCCGATCAGGCGGACGCTCCCGAGCCCGAGCCCGAGGAGAAGAAGATTCCCATCGGCAAGTCCCCGGTGAAGACCGTTCCCGTGGAAGAGAAGCCGCCGAAGAAGAAATACGCCAGCGATGACGACGACGTCGACAGCGACGACGTCGAAGAAGACGAAGACTTCGAGGAAGAAGAAGACTTCGACGAAGAGGAAGATGAACTCGAATAG